One region of Bacillus pumilus genomic DNA includes:
- a CDS encoding glutamate-5-semialdehyde dehydrogenase yields the protein MNEVLEKAKKASVAKDQLLLKTTEQKNAALHAIATALKASSAYLLDENKKDVQAAEEKQFTPSVIDRIRLTEERIEAIADATLQLIHLKDPIGETLETIQKENGLYIEKVRVPLGTVGMIYEARPNVTVDAATLCLKTGNAVILRGSSSAIHSNKAIVKVIHEALHTTDIPVDSVQLIEDTGRETAKTLFTLNEFLDVLIPRGGKNLIDLVVRESTVPVLETGAGNCHIYIDETAKNEMAEQIVLNAKTQRPSVCNAIESIVIHETWAKTYGASLFEALHANGVEIRGDEAVCALAPSASLATTEDYETEFLAPIVSIKIVANIEEAIQHIQTYSSKHSEAVITENDQNASLFLTAVDAAAVYHNASTRFTDGFEFGYGAEIGISTQKLHARGPMGLPALTSEKFVIRGQGQIRE from the coding sequence ATGAATGAAGTTCTTGAAAAAGCAAAAAAAGCAAGTGTAGCCAAAGATCAGCTGCTCCTAAAAACGACGGAGCAAAAAAATGCAGCTTTACATGCCATCGCAACGGCACTTAAAGCATCTTCCGCTTATTTACTCGATGAGAATAAAAAGGATGTGCAGGCTGCAGAGGAAAAGCAGTTCACGCCTTCTGTTATTGACCGGATTAGACTCACGGAAGAGAGAATTGAAGCCATCGCAGACGCGACCCTTCAACTCATTCACCTAAAAGACCCAATTGGTGAAACATTAGAAACCATTCAAAAAGAAAACGGTCTGTACATCGAAAAGGTGCGTGTGCCTCTTGGAACGGTTGGAATGATTTATGAAGCAAGACCAAACGTGACTGTAGATGCTGCCACCCTTTGTTTGAAAACTGGGAATGCTGTTATTCTTCGCGGGAGCTCCTCTGCCATCCATAGTAATAAAGCGATTGTGAAGGTGATCCATGAAGCGCTTCACACAACGGATATTCCAGTAGACAGTGTGCAATTGATTGAAGATACAGGCCGTGAAACGGCGAAAACGCTGTTCACTTTAAATGAATTTCTGGATGTCCTTATTCCGCGCGGCGGGAAAAATTTAATTGATCTTGTTGTGAGAGAGTCTACCGTGCCAGTGCTTGAGACAGGTGCAGGGAACTGTCATATCTACATTGATGAAACAGCGAAAAACGAAATGGCTGAGCAGATTGTGCTGAATGCTAAAACCCAAAGGCCGTCTGTTTGCAACGCGATCGAGAGCATTGTTATTCATGAAACATGGGCAAAAACATATGGCGCTTCGTTATTTGAAGCCCTTCATGCAAATGGGGTAGAGATACGGGGCGATGAAGCTGTATGTGCTCTTGCGCCAAGTGCTTCATTAGCGACCACAGAGGACTATGAAACAGAGTTTTTAGCGCCGATTGTCAGTATTAAAATCGTAGCCAATATAGAAGAAGCGATTCAGCATATACAAACGTATAGCTCCAAGCACTCTGAAGCGGTCATTACGGAAAATGATCAAAATGCGTCACTTTTCTTAACAGCTGTCGACGCTGCCGCTGTCTATCATAATGCCTCTACTCGGTTCACAGATGGCTTTGAATTTGGCTACGGAGCAGAAATAGGGATTAGTACACAAAAACTGCATGCAAGAGGACCTATGGGTCTGCCTGCCTTAACCTCTGAAAAGTTTGTCATTCGCGGTCAAGGACAAATAAGAGAATAA